Within Cucurbita pepo subsp. pepo cultivar mu-cu-16 unplaced genomic scaffold, ASM280686v2 Cp4.1_scaffold001015, whole genome shotgun sequence, the genomic segment TCGTAGTAGTATTTGGTTTTACCGGAATGACCTACATAGACACCATAGTTGATAATCGATAATGTGTTGAAATAGGACTAACATCACTATACCAAAAACCATATGATGTGTTTTGACTTCGAAACTGACTTACATAAACACATGGCACAATTTGGGAATAGGTAAATTATCGTCTAGACACaatgtttttcatatttttaccTACAAATCATGCCTTCGTGTATATGTCATTATCACGAGCTTTATGTACGAGTATAGTTTAAGTCCTTTTTTAGGGCTACATCCTGagtatatttcttttcatttcattttcttatagGGCATAAATTAAGCAAGAATGTTAAGTCTAATGAAGCTATGGAGATGTAAGATCTTAAGCCCAGACCCccttgctagtagatattgtcttctttaagttttctctttcaagcttttcctcaagatttttaaaacgtgtctcttagggagaggtttctacactcttataaagggtgtttcattctcctcctcaatcgatgtgggatgtCACCAAATCCGACTATAAAGATGTTAACGATCTTGGAGAACTAATTTTGATCCGAACAAGGTATGAATACTTTGGTTGAATAAATTAGCCTCCCCCTTTAATTAATGCTATATTACAAGGAACCCAATTCTTATCCTTTGACGCATACAAGATCCTAACAAAATGATTGTcctaattgtttttttctttaataattaattaatgatttgaATAAAACGTCTTCATCAGGTGGGTGTGTATATAGATTATATGCAGTACAGCATCATCTTATAATTAGGGAAAAGTtaccaatttttaattagagaGCGACCCTTGTCTTGTAATTTGATTGggtataaataattaagaaaatgtcAATTTATTAGCTTTAATTCAACTCTTTTTCTtcgaattttctatttattagtttttttttttttttttttttttttNNNNNNNNNNNNNNNNNNNNNNNNNNNNNNNNNNNNNNNNNNNNNNNNNNNNNNNNNNNNNNNNNNNNNNNNNNNNNNNNNNNNNNNNNNNNNNNNNNNNNNNNNNNNNNNNNNNNNNNNNNNNNNNNNNNNNNNNNNNNNNNNNNNNNNNNNNNNNNNNNNNNNNNNNNNNNNNNNNNNNNNNNNNNNNNNNNNNNNNNNNNNNNNNNNNNNNNNNNNNNNNNNNNNNNNNNNNNNNNNNNNNNNNNNNNNNNNNNNNNNNNNNNNNNNNNNNNNNNNNNNNNNNNNNNNNNNNNNNNNNNNNNNNNNNNNNNNNNNNNNNNNNNNNNNNNNNNNNNNNNNNNNNNNNNNNNNNNNNNNNNNNNNNNNNNNNNNNNNNNNNNNNNNNNNNNNNNNNNNNNNNNNNNNNNNNNNNNNNNNNNNNNNNNNNNNNNNNNNNNNNNNNNNNNNNNNNNNNNNNNNNNNNNNNNNNNNNNNNNNNNNNNNNNNNNNNNNNNNNNNNNNNNNNNNNNNNNNNNNNNNNNNNNNNNNNNNNNNNNNNNNNNNNNNNNNNNNNNNNNNNNNNNNNNNNNNNNNNNNNNNNNNNNNNNNNNNNNNNNNNNNNNNNNNNNNNNNNNNNNNNNNNNNNNNNNNNNNNNNNNNNNNNNNNNNNNNNNNNNNNNNNNNNNNNNNNNNNNNNNNNNNNNNNNNNNNNNNNNNNNNNNNNNNNNNNNNNNNNNNNNNNNNNNNNNNNNNNNNNNNNNNNNNNNNNNNNNNNNNNNNNNNNNNNNNNNNNNNNNNNNNNNNNNNNNNNNNNNNNNNNNNNNNNNNNNNNNNNNNNNNNNNNNNNNNNNNNNNNNNNNNNNNNNNNNNNNNNNNNNNNNNNNNNNNNNNNNNNNNNNNNNNNNNNNNNNNNNNNNNNNNNNNNNNNNNNNNNNNNNNNNNNNNNNNNNNNNNNNNNNNNNNNNNNNNNNNNNNNNNNNNNNNNNNNNNNNNNNNNNNNNNNNNNNNNNNNNNNNNNNNNNNNNNNNNNNNNNNNNNNNNNNNNNNNNNNNNNNNNNNNNNNNNNNNNNNNNNNNNNNNNNNNNNNNNNNNNNNNNNNNNNNNNNNNNNNNNNNNNNNNNNNNNNNNNNNNNNNNNNNNNNNNNNNNNNNNNNNNNNNNNNNNNNNNNNNNNNNNNNNNNNNNNNNNNNNNNNNNNNNNNNNNNNNNNNNNNNNNNNNNNNNNNNNNNNNNNNNNNNNNNNNNNNNNNNNNNNNNNNNNNNNNNNNNNNNNNNNNNNNNNNNNNNNNNNNNNNNNNNNNNNNNNNNNNNNNNNNNNNNNNNNNNNNNNNNNNNNNNNNNNNNNNNNNNNNNNNNNaaaaaaaaatacaaattacgCGCTTTTggtagattaaaaatatatattatcgtTTGagaataacattaaaaaaaaaatgtttttgagaAGTAGTTTGTCGATTAAGGTATCTTAATATGCTTCATGTGAAAGTAACGGGTGATATTTGATTGAGATACTACTTCTCGAAAATGTCTAGTATAGTtgtagaatatttttaaaaatttatgtaaataaataatatttttacttttatttgtttactaCAATTTCTTCCaacatttttagtttatttaactACGTATGTAACAACTCATgtttaagatttgaaatttcgattCGATACTTGATGGCTCCTGACATTGTTCTatgacatggtcacgttacttacttctcGATTTTAAGATTGAAGACTATTCTTACGTATCAACATACATAATTCATTCCGGcatgttttgtctttattCTCACTCGCTTGCATCCTAGTAAAATTCTCACGAgttcacccaacatagaattatCACAAGCAAAGTACGCTTAACCATTAACTTCCTAGAATTGAActgttgaaaaagaaagatgtgCATTATTGATACAAataggaacttttttttttctttaaacattttttagtcATCTTATCCAATGTggttttagtttaattatgtACACTTTCTTactcataaataattattataataattaaattgaagaattaattatacatgttatactttaaaaatgaaatataattaatttatgtcaTTCATTCCAactaaaatacatttaaagcAATTTGGATGCTgccagaaaaagaaaagaaaaaaaaaacaaacgtTTCCGATGGGAAACATCAAATATCTATTCTCAAACCTATtgtctttcgggcttcccttcaaaatttttttaaaaaaaattagacgGCTagagaagaggtttccacactcttacaaggAGTGTGTGTGTGGTGGCACACCGTCTCTAATACCATTGGTAATaactcaagctcactgctagcaaatatcgTTATTTTCAGACTTTCCCTTCAagacttctcctcaaagttttattttcacactcttataagaaatgtttcatttcactctccaactaatgtgagatctcacattttcgCTATAAGATTTATAGTATGAACACACGTGCATAATAGCTACTCATACCCACTCTAAGGTTGCACAAATTGCCATGCCTTATAAGGCATGGTGAGTGTATcagaaaaaataatgaataattttatagtatgagacaaattaaaattcatattattagTCATACATGTAAGAATAAAAGGTgattaaacaaattttgttttgctGATAAACACTATTTTGTATATTTGTGCCTATCTTACCATTGTTCATCACCGTACCaagttgatattttattaagagGTTTGGACtctattattgatattttttaaggaTGTTATTGGAGCTAAGATATTTAAGAGGATGTTcttttgatattatttattcaacaGATCTTTTAGGATTTTATCTGTTTagatatttcataaaaaaaaagtaggatttcatgtcattttcttGCTTTACGATTTTATTCCAACTGATTTGTGTTTATCACTTTCATACCCAGATGTAATTTCATCTTTACATAAATGTCTCTTTATAACCCATTCATTTCATCTTGTAatgatcaaatatttatagattCTAACCAATAATATGTGTTTATGATTCATATGAATAACACTAAAATAGTCTGTGATTAACGGTTTATGCTTAAGATTTGGGTCAAGATTCATAATCTAAATTTGGTATTTGATGACTTTGACGTTCCCAACATCGGTTGTGGCGTGAAGACTATCCACACAAACCAATAAGAGTCCTTGTTGTCACTCACATGCATTATAGGAAAATTCCTAAGAGGTTACCCAATATCGAATTACTCTAAGTAAACCATGTTTGACCATGAAGTTCCTATTGATTGAGCCACGGAGAATAtaagcaaaacaaaataatgtcATGAAAGAGTTTTACGATTAATAAACACGTTGATTGGGAGAGAAGAATGAGAGGCAAACGGTAGACAGTAAGTAATTTGGTTTAACTTTTTAGAACATGAATCCGAGATACAATAATagcatgaaaatgaagatgagTGGAAGAAGGATTCTCCCATTGAACAAGTTCCGTAAGTGCCTCACCAATCTCTTCAATCTCCCTCATCAAACTGGTGAGGCAAAACGCCACAGCACTCAAACTCAAAATCACATCACTTCTATCATCTTTACCCTCACCAACCTCATCAACAATCTCCACCGACTGCTTTAACAAACAATGAATCAACTTCTCCTTctcaatttcatctctttcAATCCTGTTTCCCTCACCCATCTCAACATCATCACAATTCTCCACCTTCTCCCCTTCATTTTCAACAACTCTCAAACACTTCAATGAACTCATATCAACATAACATGATACTAACAACTTCATCATTTCCTTAAACCTCTCAATATCACCCTCTAAGTCTTCAACAACCTCCTCTTTAAGATTCTTCATTGCATCAATACTAAACGCAAGAAAATCCACCGTTTTTGACAAGGATTTCAACAACTTCGAGTAGCTATTGCTATGAAATggcaaaaaccaaaaattggGTTCTACTTCAGCCTCCTCGATCAACTTCCTTAGCTCATTAACTTGAATTCTTAAAgctctttcattctcttccaAATCTGATCTTAAATTCAATGACTCAATGCACTTTTGTAGCGATTGTAAACTCAAATTGAGTTGGATTTTAGCCATTTTGGAAGCTCTTGTTGGCTGTAAAATGATATCCACCACCACTGAAATGGATATCCcaataaaagtttcaattgTTCTAACCAAAGCAAATTCCCCCGGAGCACCGTAGTTTGTTCGTCCTAAAACGACTAGAGCTCCGACGAGGGCGGCGACTCCACCCGCGGAACCATACATTCTATTATGCTGTAGAAAGCTGGTGAAAACGAACCAAGGGAGAAGACAAAGAAGCCTTCCTAATAAAAACTCTTTGAAGATAACAAAACTCAATATTCCATATACGGATCCCAACATGGTTCCATGAACTTTAACGTTGGCCACTTTGAATGTTGCTTCTCTCTCTGATGTAATGCTTACAGCCACTGCCAAGCTTGCCCAGAACCCATTTTCCTTGCAGTACATTAGCCCCAAAAACACTGCAATTCCCAATGAAATTGCAAATTTGAGGGCTTGCATTAGCCATTGGGTGTTCATTGAGGAAAcccatgttttgttttttggcaTTATCCATTGGATTTGGGATTTGGTTTGGAGGAGTTTCATgcaaaagatgaagaaaagatGGGGTAAATCTTGTTGATTTGTGGGCATAATTTGTATGGATTTGAGGGTGTTGTGTGTGTCATCAACGGGGAAAGTCAAGGAATCAGACAATGAACAAGCGTTGGCTTGCTTTAATGCAAGGGAGATTTGGTTGTCCAAAGCATTTAGGTCATGTTTAAGGGCTTGGTTTTGGAGCTTTTCAATTGGGTATGAAGGGATTGTGGATAAAGCTAATTCCATTCCATTTAAGGCCttttctaattcttctagTCTTTCGCTATTGCTTAACCATCCTAGCTTGAAGATTTTGAATGGAAGGCTTTCCCATGGCTTGCTTTCCTGTTAATTCCAGTTATAGGAAGAAAGGTAATGTTAATTAATGTTTGGTAAGttgtttaaaaattgaagattggGGATGAAAAATGAAGTGCTTACTTGGTGATGTTGTATGGATTGGAGGAGTTTGGAGGCTGATGAACATAATAGGCGAGCTTTAGAAATGGACCCATTAGCCACTGAGTCATCGTGAGTAAGGATTGCCTTCACCATTAGGTTTAGCCTTTCTATCATGTTCTCCACCACTTCTTTGCTTTTCTCTTTCACCTTCACCATAT encodes:
- the LOC111786100 gene encoding uncharacterized protein LOC111786100, producing the protein MHPLHVAATTALGAAASVCATLLPFPRLASLQVKEKSKEVVENMIERLNLMVKAILTHDDSVANGSISKARLLCSSASKLLQSIQHHQESKPWESLPFKIFKLGWLSNSERLEELEKALNGMELALSTIPSYPIEKLQNQALKHDLNALDNQISLALKQANACSLSDSLTFPVDDTHNTLKSIQIMPTNQQDLPHLFFIFCMKLLQTKSQIQWIMPKNKTWVSSMNTQWLMQALKFAISLGIAVFLGLMYCKENGFWASLAVAVSITSEREATFKVANVKVHGTMLGSVYGILSFVIFKEFLLGRLLCLLPWFVFTSFLQHNRMYGSAGGVAALVGALVVLGRTNYGAPGEFALVRTIETFIGISISVVVDIILQPTRASKMAKIQLNLSLQSLQKCIESLNLRSDLEENERALRIQVNELRKLIEEAEVEPNFWFLPFHSNSYSKLLKSLSKTVDFLAFSIDAMKNLKEEVVEDLEGDIERFKEMMKLLVSCYVDMSSLKCLRVVENEGEKVENCDDVEMGEGNRIERDEIEKEKLIHCLLKQSVEIVDEVGEGKDDRSDVILSLSAVAFCLTSLMREIEEIGEALTELVQWENPSSTHLHFHAIIVSRIHVLKS